In Cydia splendana chromosome 26, ilCydSple1.2, whole genome shotgun sequence, the following are encoded in one genomic region:
- the LOC134803093 gene encoding peroxynitrite isomerase THAP4-like — MAAVEMPEALKPISWLAGRWKTESGSGKYPDIPEFHYHEVLEFTCIGQPMLNFTSTSRHPEKQTPMHQERGFLRIKPGSHQLAFMVSHNFGLTSLEEGQVEPETQQVILTSTSISRMSFAKQPFVKSLKRVWKLLDAGTLEVTVYMETDDTPLTEHLKAVYTKES; from the exons ATGGCAGCTGTAGAAATGCCTGAGGCCTTGAAGCCGATCAGCTGGCTCGCCGGCCGCTGGAAGACTGAAAGCGGCTCCGGAAAATACCCGGACATCCCGGAGTTTCATTACCACGAAGTCTTGGAGTTCACCTGcatag GTCAACCAATGTTGAACTTCACATCCACATCTCGGCACCCAGAGAAGCAGACTCCAATGCACCAGGAGCGCGGCTTCCTCCGCATCAAGCCGGGCTCCCACCAGCTTGCCTTCATGGTCAGCCACAACTTTGGACTAACATCACTTGAGGAAGGCCAAGTCGAGCCGGAGACCCAACAAGTTATTTTGACTTCAACTAGTATCTCACGGATGTCGTTTGCGAAGCAGCCGTTTGTTAAGAGCTTGAAGCGGGTGTGGAAGCTCCTGGATGCTGGCACTCTGGAAGTGACCGTTTATATGGAGACTGATGATAC
- the LOC134803090 gene encoding uncharacterized protein LOC134803090 isoform X2, which produces MLVPEAGATGELVLKVIGPEGQALVAYYPEDTLVEELKNRAIEHFYRGEAGAARYKLVRVCDSSTLHDFLTLAQQQLQPQEELLLVELRVPMAGALDLGAVRAPAPAAVAAATAALPPPRHQPRQPNLQALLSTNELSHELRKVITPEDIARRIAEEQEQPRPPPPVAGSDAFRRAEHLQRFLEEFRAWRVSCAPAAGAEALAALRELGWAAAAAEQALRATGGAPPAAAAWLLGERGASVCELVDGLPDGAVLQALLKQPQIQRGLLNTRMLVAFIGMVGPANSAALWLASPRGSPLLSQISRTYHSEKYCLAVNQFSEEHNTRPSTSRQR; this is translated from the exons ATGCTGGTGCCTGAGGCGGGCGCGACGGGCGAGCTGGTGCTGAAGGTGATCGGGCCCGAGGGGCAGGCGCTCGTCGCCTACTACCCGGAGGACACGCTGGTGGAAGAGCTGAAGAACCG GGCCATCGAGCACTTCTACCGCGGCGAGGCGGGCGCGGCGCGCTACAAGCTGGTGCGCGTCTGCGACTCCTCGACCCTGCACGACTTCCTGACCCTCGCGCAGCAGCAGTTGCAGCCGCAG GAGGAGCTGCTGCTGGTGGAGCTGCGCGTGCCGATGGCGGGCGCGCTGGACCTGGGCGCGGTGCGCGCGCCCGCGCCGGCCGCCGtggccgccgccaccgccgcgcTGCCGCCGCCCAGACACCAGCCGCGACAGCCCAACCTGCAGGCGTTGCTGTCTACTAACGAGCTGTCCCACGAGCTGAGGAAG GTGATCACGCCGGAGGACATCGCGCGGCGCATAGCGGAGGAGCAGGAGCAGCCCCGCCCCCCGCCGCCCGTCGCCGGCAGCGACGCCTTCCGCCGCGCGGAACATCTGCAGAG GTTTCTGGAGGAGTTCCGCGCGTGGCGGGTGTCCTGCGCGCCGGCGGCGGGCGCGGAGGCGCTGGCGGCGCTGCGCGAGCTGGGCTGGGCGGCCGCGGCGGCCGAGCAGGCGCTGCGGGCCACCGGCGGAGccccgcccgccgccgccgcctggCTGCTGGGCGAGCGCGGCGCCAGCGTCTGCGAGCTGGTGGACGGCCTGCCCGACGGCGCCGTGCTGCAAGCGCTGCTCAAGCAGCCGCAG ATCCAGCGCGGGCTGCTGAACACGCGCATGCTGGTGGCGTTCATCGGCATGGTGGGCCCGGCCAACAGCGCGGCGCTCTGGCTGGCCTCCCCGCGCGGCTCGCCCCTGTTGTCGCAGATCTCGCGCACCTACCACTCCGAGAAGTACTGCCTCGCCGTCAACCAGTTCAGCGAGGAACACAACACACGCCCGTCTACTTCCAGACAACGATAA
- the LOC134803090 gene encoding uncharacterized protein LOC134803090 isoform X1, which produces MLVPEAGATGELVLKVIGPEGQALVAYYPEDTLVEELKNRAIEHFYRGEAGAARYKLVRVCDSSTLHDFLTLAQQQLQPQEELLLVELRVPMAGALDLGAVRAPAPAAVAAATAALPPPRHQPRQPNLQALLSTNELSHELRKILISLVEAGARLAAGGPHYERALAQLRAALQPPRPATRPVVEVITPEDIARRIAEEQEQPRPPPPVAGSDAFRRAEHLQRFLEEFRAWRVSCAPAAGAEALAALRELGWAAAAAEQALRATGGAPPAAAAWLLGERGASVCELVDGLPDGAVLQALLKQPQIQRGLLNTRMLVAFIGMVGPANSAALWLASPRGSPLLSQISRTYHSEKYCLAVNQFSEEHNTRPSTSRQR; this is translated from the exons ATGCTGGTGCCTGAGGCGGGCGCGACGGGCGAGCTGGTGCTGAAGGTGATCGGGCCCGAGGGGCAGGCGCTCGTCGCCTACTACCCGGAGGACACGCTGGTGGAAGAGCTGAAGAACCG GGCCATCGAGCACTTCTACCGCGGCGAGGCGGGCGCGGCGCGCTACAAGCTGGTGCGCGTCTGCGACTCCTCGACCCTGCACGACTTCCTGACCCTCGCGCAGCAGCAGTTGCAGCCGCAG GAGGAGCTGCTGCTGGTGGAGCTGCGCGTGCCGATGGCGGGCGCGCTGGACCTGGGCGCGGTGCGCGCGCCCGCGCCGGCCGCCGtggccgccgccaccgccgcgcTGCCGCCGCCCAGACACCAGCCGCGACAGCCCAACCTGCAGGCGTTGCTGTCTACTAACGAGCTGTCCCACGAGCTGAGGAAG ATCCTGATAAGCCTGGTGGAGGCGGGCGCGCGGCTGGCGGCGGGCGGGCCGCACTACGAGCGTGCGCTGGCGCAGCTCCGCGCCGCGCTGCAGCCTCCACGCCCTGCCACGAGGCCCGTCGTCGAG GTGATCACGCCGGAGGACATCGCGCGGCGCATAGCGGAGGAGCAGGAGCAGCCCCGCCCCCCGCCGCCCGTCGCCGGCAGCGACGCCTTCCGCCGCGCGGAACATCTGCAGAG GTTTCTGGAGGAGTTCCGCGCGTGGCGGGTGTCCTGCGCGCCGGCGGCGGGCGCGGAGGCGCTGGCGGCGCTGCGCGAGCTGGGCTGGGCGGCCGCGGCGGCCGAGCAGGCGCTGCGGGCCACCGGCGGAGccccgcccgccgccgccgcctggCTGCTGGGCGAGCGCGGCGCCAGCGTCTGCGAGCTGGTGGACGGCCTGCCCGACGGCGCCGTGCTGCAAGCGCTGCTCAAGCAGCCGCAG ATCCAGCGCGGGCTGCTGAACACGCGCATGCTGGTGGCGTTCATCGGCATGGTGGGCCCGGCCAACAGCGCGGCGCTCTGGCTGGCCTCCCCGCGCGGCTCGCCCCTGTTGTCGCAGATCTCGCGCACCTACCACTCCGAGAAGTACTGCCTCGCCGTCAACCAGTTCAGCGAGGAACACAACACACGCCCGTCTACTTCCAGACAACGATAA
- the LOC134803092 gene encoding uncharacterized protein LOC134803092 has translation MKLDTILKTVQSHESLRSPPPAEPLALKKRKKPRDKFAHVRCKVDTTAPLLRLAPPLAVRGTAAALQLHKENMMLLRMIKNNHFTRGRVDSRWRVLPPGSPQYHATRVQFSERTHAENKLLYKIFTTAPPRLTPTAELEQWWSRIVRERERRGGWLLAPPAPPLDPAFHAPEGIIRPRVSLSLRIRGGAALGELKLELFSETCARTAAIFTALLPAYVGSAFHRKVPGLFWTGGAVCRACAFPPENFHFAHSAPGLVTMQVSPDDEICGIFSVIFKPLHQFDLRSVVFGRVVLPSRTFEAMRALGSALSSQPVVEITAATLLPRRRPTK, from the exons ATGAAGCTAGACACGATACTAAAGACGGTGCAGTCGCACGAGTCGCTACGGTCCCCGCCGCCCGCCGAGCCCCTCGCTCTCAAGAAGAGAAAGAAGCCACGGGACAAA TTCGCACACGTCCGCTGTAAGGTGGACACGACAGCGCCACTGCTGCGACTCGCGCCACCGCTGGCGGTGCGCGGCACGGCGGCCGCGCTCCAACTACACAAAGAAAACATGATGCTTCTGCGCATGATCAAGAATAACCACTTCACCCGG GGTCGTGTGGATAGCCGATGGCGCGTCCTGCCGCCCGGTAGCCCTCAATACCACGCAACCAGGGTCCAATTCAGCGAGAGGACGCACGCGGAGAACAAACTCTTGTACAAGATATTCACAACTGCG CCCCCGCGCCTGACGCCGACGGCGGAGCTAGAGCAGTGGTGGTCGCGCATAGTGCGCGAGCGCGAGCGCCGCGGCGGGTGGCTGCtggcgccgcccgcgccgccgctCGACCCCGCCTTCCACGCGCCGGAGGGAATCATACGACCAAG GGTGTCGCTATCGCTGCGTAtccgcggcggcgcggcgctggGCGAGCTAAAGTTGGAGCTGTTCTCGGAGACGTGCGCGCGCACGGCGGCCATCTTTACTGCGCTGCTGCCCGCCTATGTTGGCTCCGCATTCCACAG GAAGGTGCCCGGGCTGTTCTGGACCGGCGGCGCCGTGTGCCGCGCCTGCGCCTTCCCGCCAGAGAACTTCCACTTTGCTCACAGCGCGCCTG GTTTGGTGACGATGCAGGTGTCACCCGACGACGAGATATGCGGTATCTTCAGCGTCATCTTTAAGCCGCTGCACCAGTTCGACCTCCGCAGCGTCGTGTTCGGTCGG GTGGTGCTCCCGTCCCGCACGTTTGAGGCCATGCGCGCTCTCGGCTCCGCGCTCAGCTCGCAGCCCGTCGTCGAGATAACCGCCGCGACGCTGTTGCCACGCCGTCGACCAACCAAATAA